In the Thiomicrorhabdus sp. genome, one interval contains:
- a CDS encoding superoxide dismutase translates to MAFTLPDLPYDYDALEVSIDARTMEIHHTKHHNTYITNLNNAIAGTEHEDKSLEELVTNAGSISPAVRNNGGGHWNHAFFWEVMSGDSMGAPSGALADDISATFGSLDAMKEKFNTAGATRFGSGWAWLTVSAEGKLEISSTPNQDNPLMDVAETKGTPILGLDVWEHAYYLRYQNLRPAYMQAWWDVVNWDKVAELYAAAKA, encoded by the coding sequence ATGGCTTTTACGCTACCAGATCTACCTTACGATTACGACGCACTTGAAGTCTCTATCGATGCGCGCACAATGGAAATCCACCATACCAAGCACCACAACACTTACATCACCAATCTGAACAACGCGATTGCCGGTACCGAGCACGAAGACAAATCTCTGGAAGAACTGGTTACCAATGCGGGCAGTATCTCTCCTGCCGTTCGCAACAACGGCGGCGGTCACTGGAACCACGCTTTCTTCTGGGAAGTGATGAGTGGCGACAGTATGGGAGCGCCTTCCGGCGCGCTTGCCGACGATATTAGTGCCACTTTTGGCAGCTTGGACGCCATGAAAGAGAAGTTCAATACCGCCGGTGCAACCCGTTTCGGTTCAGGTTGGGCCTGGCTAACCGTTTCTGCTGAAGGCAAACTGGAAATTTCTTCGACACCAAACCAGGACAACCCTTTGATGGATGTTGCCGAAACCAAAGGAACGCCAATTCTGGGTCTGGACGTTTGGGAACACGCCTACTACCTGCGATATCAAAATCTTCGCCCTGCCTATATGCAAGCATGGTGGGACGTCGTAAACTGGGACAAAGTGGCTGAACTTTACGCTGCAGCCAAAGCCTAA